GTGAGGTTCATCTCCGGCGCGCTGTCAGACTTGGAGATCGATTCCCGTCCCGTTGTTGATCATTTCCCGTGGTGTGCAGGACTCCCACCGGCTTGCGGCTCTCTCGGTGTCGGGTGGCGCCGTTTTGTCTTTCTTCAGACTTTGGCGTGTGCCTGTTCGGGGCACCGACGAAAGCCTCTGGTCAGGGCTCTCATGCCCACAGCGGAAGGTCATTTCCCACGCTGTAATCCCTGTCTTCCCGCAGACCTGGTCGGCGCACCACGGGCCCATGGTCTGTACGACGGACCGTGGGGGCGCTCGCGTCCGATCAGCGCGCGGTCTGCAGGGCGTCTGTGAAGTCGACGAGGAGGGTGTTGACGGCCTCGGGCTGGTCGTGATGGGCCCAGTGGCCTGCGCCGGGTACGACGGCAGAGCTCGCGAAAGGGCTGAGTGCGGCTGTGGCGGCGGCGTGCTCGCTGGGCCAGAGCTGGCTGTCCGCTCCGGCGATGATCAGGGCGGGTACGTGAAGCCGGGCAACGACGTCGCGCCAGTCCTGATGGGCCTGGTCGAGCCTCAGCGGGATGGTCTCCGGGGCGATGTCGGAGCTCAGCCCCCTGCCGCCCGCCTGCTTGATGAGTGCGTCGATGGCCGCCGGATCGGACCACGCACGGCCGTGCCCGGTCATCACCCTGCCGGGCTCGTTCAGAAGCGTGCCGACGTTGTCGTCGGTCATCCCGTACATGCCGAACTCCCAGTCGGGGCTGTTGGCCATTCGAGGCGTCTGGTCCACCGAGACGACGCCTGCCAGGCGCTCGGCACCGAACAGGCTCATGTACGCCCAGATGGTGCCGGCCCCCATCGACTGCCCGATCAATGTGGTGTCGGTGAGGTCCAGCGCTTGCAGCAGGTCGTGCAGGTCCATGCCGTGCCGGGACATCCGCTGACCGTAGGCCGGCCGCTCCGACTGGCCGTGCCAGCGCCGGTCCAGCGAGATCACCCGGTAGCCCGCTGCCCGCAGGGTGGCCCACTGCAATGCCCAGTCGTCGGCCGCGGCGCCGTAGCCGGGGACCAGGACGACGGGACGGCCCTGGCCCTCGTCGTAGTAGTGCAAGGCGACGTCATCATTGGTTCGAAAGCTGGGCATAACACCTCCAAGCGGTCGACAGCCTCAGCGGGTGGTGTACCGCACAGGGCGACCAGCCGGGCACTGCGCTGACCTGATCGATCACCAACGTAGCCCGGCCGGTCCCGGGCGGCCACCGCGTAGGCCTCAACGGAGACTTGCCACCGCTCCTGAACAACCCAAGATCCACAACCAATCGCGGACCGCCGGTGCCCCGCAGTTGTCGGCGTCGCGTTCTCATGTCTGCGAGCAAGCAGAAAGGCCGGTCCCGTGAGTACGAGACCGGCCGTTCCGTCGGTGCAATCGGACACCTTTCATCGGTGTGCCTGTTCCGGCTCGTGGGTTCGTGGAAGCTCGCGTTCGCGGCGTTTCGGGCTCATGGCGAGGATGAGCCAACTGGGCGCGACGATGCATCATGCCGGTAGCCCTTCAACTGGCTGTACTGATTAACCAGTTGTGCTGGCGCAGGCAGAAGCCCCCTTTAGGACGAGACAGCCACCTCCGCCGGTGACATCGCGTCGCACTCCGCCCATACGGTCTTGCCCGGCCCCGCCGGACGCGGACTCACGCCCCAGCGCGCGGCCAGCGCCGTCACCAGGAACAGGCCTCGTCCCGACTCCGCCAGCGCGTCCGGCGGTCCGGACTCCTCGGCCTCGTCCGGCATCCGCTCGCCACGGGTGTCGGCCACCTCGATACGTACGGCACCTCGCGCCTCCGTCAGCCGCAACTGAAAGTCACGGCCCGGCACATGACCGTGGCAGACGGCGTTGGCGACCAGCTCGGCGGCGATCGCGGTCACGGACTCGTTGAGCGCTGAGTCGTAGCCGTGGCCCCACTCGTCCATCCGCTGCGTGACCAGGCGCCGGGCCAGCCGCGCCCCGCGTGGGGTGGAGGTGAAACGCATCGTGAATTCCCTGTCCGGCGCGGGCGGTTGGGGCGCGGGACGGTTCGGGGGAGTTGTTCCGTTCATGGGTACAGCGTTGCGCTGAGTGCGTAGTGTTCACCAGGAGTGACGCCTCGACAGGTGACGGCTGTATGCGTCCAGGACGTGACTGTATGCGCGTAGGCCATTACCGGTACCCGGAACGGGAGTTGGGGCGGGGAGTGGGCGAGGTCGCGGAGGTGCGGTGGGCATGGATGAAGAGGCGGGCGAGCAGTCGCCGCTGGACGGTGTGGCCACGGGTGTGCTGCAGCGGTTCGGGAAGCAGTTGAAGGCCTGCCGGACTCTGCGTGGGATGAGCAGGGAAGAGCTGGGCCGGTTGACCGGCTATTCAGGGTCCACCATCGCCGCCTTCGAGCAAGGGAAGCGCATTCCGCCGCCGAAGTTCATCGACCGGGCCGATGAAGTCCTCGGCGTGTGTGGAGTGTTGAAGGCTTCGAAAGAGGACTTGGAACGGGCGCAGTATCCGGCGTTCTTTCAGGATGCGGCCGGGCTGGAGGCCAAGGCGATCGAGCTGCACGTGTATGCGACGCAGGGCATGCCTGGTCTCTTGCAGACTCCTGAGCACGCTAGGGAGGTATTCGCGAACTGGCGCCCCCTGCTGGATGAGGACACGGTGGCTCAGCGTGTCGCTGCTCGACTTGCTCGGCAGGAGATTTTCTTGCGTAAGCCCATGCCGACCATCAGCTTCGTCATCGAGGAAGCGGCAGTGCGTCGGCCGCTTGGCGGTTCGGAGGTCTGGCACGGGCAGTTGGAACAACTACTCCTGCGAGGGCAGCATCGGAACGTCGAGATTCAGATCATGCCCACCTCGCGCATGGTGCACGCTGGTCTGGCGGGACCATTCACCTTGATGGAGATGACGGATGGGCGCAGGATCGCCTACACGGAAGTGCAGGGCGACAGCCGTGTCCACACTGCACGTCAGAAGGTCAGAGGGCTGGAAGCTGCGTATGGGACTCTTCGCGCTCAAGCCTGCACACCGGCAGAATCGATGGCCTTGGTGGAACAAATCTTGGGAGAGAAATGAGCGGGGCAGCGGTGGCACAGCGCAGCGCGAGTCTGACCTGGTTCAAGAGCAGCTACAGCGCGGGCGACGGTGGTGAATGCCTCGAAGTGGCCTTGGATTGGCGCAAGTCCACGCACAGTGCTGGCGACGGCGGCCAGTGCCTAGAAGTAGCCGCCCCTTGGCGCAAGTCCAGCCACTCCAGCGGAGAGGGCGGGGCGTGCCTCGAAATATCCCCTTGCCCTGCCGCCATCCACATCCGCGACTCCAAAAACAAGTCCGGCCCCATGCTCTCGCTGCCCGCAGCCGCCTGGTCCGCCTTCGTCGGCTACGCGAGCCGGAGCGAGATCGCGTAGCAGCGGCCCGCGCGTTCGCCGCTGCTCAAGTCGACCCGCACGTACGCGAGTTGGCGGCGAACGCGCTGATGCGTAGCTTCTGTGCGGCTCCCGTCACGAATGGATCAAGAGGTAACGCTCGGGTAACGGCGACGGGTCGCCAATAACCCACCGATCACGTCACCCGGTCCGACTCGTTGCACAGGGAAAGGGTTGTACCGGGCGGGTCTTGTTCCTTGCCTGAACGGCTTCCTAGCTTGAGGTGAACAGCAGTCGAACACCGGGAAGCTGACCTTCATGCATCGAGACATACCGCCCCTCGCCGAGGTGCGCCGCATCACCCAGAAGAAGCGCGACGCCTGGTGGACGGTCATGCTCGTCGATCCGCTCGCCACGCCCCTCGTGCGGCAGGTCGCCATGCGGACCCGGATCACGCCGAACCAGATCACCTGGGGAGCCTTTGTGCTCGGTCTGGTCTCGGCGGGGTTCTTCGTACTCGGGGACTGGCAGTGGCTGGTGGCCGGGGCGGTCGTGTACCACCTGAGCTTCGTGCTCGACTGCATGGACGGGAAGGTCGCCCGGCTGACCGGCCAGGGTTCGGTGTTCGGTGCCTGGCTGGACTTCGTCTTCGACCGGATCCGGGTGATGGCCTGTGCGGTCGCGCTCGCGTACGGCCAGTACGAGCGTACGGGGGAGACGCGCTACATCTGGCTGGCCGCCGGTGTGGTCTTCCTGGACGGGCTGCGCTACATCAACTCGCTGGAGATCTTCAAGACCCGGCACACCATGCGCAAGCAGATCAAGGCCCGGATCAAGGCCGCCCGGCGGGCCGAGGACCAGGCCTCCCTCGCCTTCATGGAAGACCTGCTGCGCGACAACCCGGCCGCCGACATCGAGCAGGACCTCGACGCGGCGCGCGCGGCGAACCCCGTACCCGACGAGGCTGCGACTCCCGTGCCTGAGGCGGCCGGGCAGCAGGAGCCGGGGGCCGTCGAAGCGAGCGCTCCGGCCAAGCAGGCCCAAGTGGTCGATCTCCAGCAGGAGTTCAGGCGCAAGTTCCCGGTCTATCTGCGGCTGCGGTCGTTCCTGCTGCGGCACCGGATCCGGCCGCATCTGATCAGCGGTATCGAGTTCCAGATGGGCGTCTTCATCGTGGGCCCGCTCTTCGACGCCGTACTCCCGGTGGCGCTCGTCTCCGGGGCGCTGCTCCTCGTGTTCGAACTCGCCATCATCTACAAGCTGTTGCTCTCCACCCGCGACTTCGCCCGTACCCTCGACTCCTTCGACCGCCCCGAGCCGGCAGAGGTCACCGTCGCGGCCTGAGCGTCCTCGGCACGGCCGCGCCACCCCTCGTAGGGGCTCAGGCGAGCCGTGCCGAACCGGCGACCGCCGCACCGGGGGCCCAACGGCGGCTCAGGACACGGCTGTTGCGGCGCGGAAGGCGCTGGGGCTCAGGCCCCGATGGCGTTTGAAGGCGGCGCTGAAACCGAAGGCATCGGCGTAGCCGACGGACTTGGCGATCTGGGCGAGGGAGGAGTCGGTGTCGGACAGGAGCGCCTCGGCCTCGTTCATACGGCACTCGGTGAGGTACGTCAGCGGCGGACGGCCCATCACCTCGGTGAAGCGTTTGGCGAACAGCGCCCGGGAGACACCGGATTCGGCGGCGAGCGCCGCCACCGTCCACCTCCCGAACGGCCGGGCGTGGAAGGCTTGGAGGGCGGGGGCGAGAATCGGGTCGGCCAGGCCGCGGTACCAGTCCGGGGCCTCCGAGCCCGCCCGCTCGAACCAGGTGCGCAGCGTGCACACCAGGGCCCAGTCGAGGAGCCGGTCCATCAGGGCCTGGGACCCTGCCGTGCGCAGCGCGGCGTCGGCGGCGGCCGTCTCCAGCCAGGTGCAGACCTCGGTGTCCTCGTTGATCACGAGTACCGGCGGCAGGGCGCGGAGCAGTCGTTCGTGGCGGCGGCCCGAGGCGCGGTAGGCGCCCACGATCAGTGCGGTCGCTCCGTCCGGTTCGTTGCCCCAGCGGATGCCGCCGAGGTCCTGAGCAGTGCATTCGGCATCCGCCGCGAAGCACGCGATCTCGTACTCGACGTGCGGGCGGTCGAGGGTGGCCGACCGGTCCACCAGGTGAAAGGTGCCGGAGCTGCGCACGATGGCCGTGTCGCCGACGCCGACCTTGCGTTCGGAGCCGTCGGGCAGCAGCAGGATGCCGCCGCCCCGCAGCACGCTGACCATCGTGAGCGGGGCGCCGTCGGCGAAGCGGATGGTCCAGGGCGCTTCAAGGACGGCGTGGCTGACGACCGAGCCCTCGGCCCGGATGCCGCTGAGTAGCGAACTCAAAGGATCCATGGCCGCCAGCGTAGACGAACTCCTATGCGGCGGAGCGTTTCTCCCATGGATCATCCAAATGATCACGGGTGTACTGGACGTGTCGCACCGACCGAGACCAGCCAGGAGAAACCGTGTCGCACCCCAGCACCGCTGCCAGGACCGCACTTGTGGTCGTCGCACACCACCGGACCGACTCCCTCACCGCGCACACCGCCCGCCGTACCGCCGCGCGACTGGAGAGCGCCGGATACCGCGTCGACCTGCTCGACCTGCAGGCCGAGGGCTTCGACCCGCGGATGAACGCGGCGGACCAGCCGGACTGGGGCAACCGGGAGAAGCCGTACTCGGACGAGGTCCAGGCCCATATGCGGCGTGTTCTCGATGCCGACCTCGTCGTCGCCGTGTTCCCCGTGTACTGGCAGAGCGTGCCCGCCCTCCTCAAGGGCTGGATCGATCGCGTGTGGAACTACGGATTCGCCTACGGCCGCAGCAAGCCCCGCCTCGCGGGCAAGCGCATGCTGTGGCTGGGCCTGGCCGGTGCCACCTCCGACGATGCCATCATCGAGGGAATGCAGTCCGTTCTGGAGACCAACCTGAACGAGGGCATCGCCTACTACTGCGGATTCGCCCACTCCTCCGTCGCCCTGCTCCCCGACGCGGAGGAGCGCCCCCAGCGCATCGACGCCGAGGGCAATCTGCTGGTCGGCGACGCGGTCGCGGGAGCCGAACGGGACGTGCAGTACGCCGAGTTCGACCGCCGCGCGCACCAGGCCGTGGAAGAGTTCCTCGCGGCGGAACCGGTGGCGGTCTGAGAACGGACACGGACACGGGCGCACGCGCCGGACGCAAACGCAGTGGTGCGTGGCGGTCAACTCCCGCCACGCACCACTGCGTTGTCCGTTACGCGTTACCTGAATCCGCGCGTTCGGTTTCTCAGACCCCGACCCTGTCGTCGTACGCCGCCGGGTTGACCGGAGGCGCTACCGCCACCGGGGTCTCCGGCTCGTCGTGCGTCAGGTCCGGCAGGCGCTCCATCCACTTGGGGAAGTACCAGTTGCGCTCGCCGAGCATGGCCATCACGGCCGGGAGCAGGACACCCCGGATGACGGTGGCGTCGATGAGGACCGCCGCGGCCAGGCCCACACCCATCTGCTTCATGGACTGCATGGACAGCGTGCCGAAGATCGCGAACACCGCCACCATGATGACCGCCGCGCTGGTCACGACGCCCGCGGTGGTGACCACACCGTGGGTGATCGCGTCCTTGGTGTTGCGGCCGCGCATCTTCGCCTCGCGGATCCGGGAGACCACGAACACGTGGTAGTCCATCGAGAGTCCGAAGAGGATGACGAAGAGGAACAGCGGCAGCCAGGCCACGATCGCGCCGACGCCCTCGGCCCCGACCAGTCCGGCGCCCCAGCCGTGCTGGAAGACCGCCACCAGGATTCCGTACGCCGCGCCCACCGAGAGCAGGTTCAGCGCGATCGAGGTGAGGGCGATCGTCAGCGAGCGGAAGCAGAGCAGCATCAGGATGAAGGCGAAGACCACCACGAAGACGAAGACCGGGGCGACCGACTCACCGAGCTGGTCGTTGAAGTCCTTCGATCCCGCGACCTGTCCGGTGACCGGGGCTTCCAGGCCCTCCACCTTTTCGAGGGTCGCCGGGCGTACCTCGTCGCGGATGACCGTCAGGCTGTCCTCGGCCTTGTCCATGTCCGAGCCGCCGATCAGCGGCACGTAGAGGAAGGCGATGTTCTCCTTCTCGTGGACCTTGACGTCGACCGGGCCGTGCGAGGCGCCGGACTTGACGGCTTCCTTCTTGAAGTCGTCGATCGCGGCCTTGACGGCCGGTGCCTTGATGTCGTCGGCCTTGACGACCACCTCGGCGGGGTCCGAGCCGCCCGGGAAGGCGTCGTTGAGCCGGTTGTACGTGGCCACGATCGGCAGGTCGTCGCCGAACTCCTGGTCCAGGGTGAGCTGTTGGGTCTTCATCCCGAGGGCGGGCGCGGCGATCGCGAGCAGCGCGCCGGTGGCGACGACCAGCGAGATGGCGGGCTTGGCCAGAACGACCCGGAGCACCGCGCTCCACACCCGGCTCCCGTTGTTGCCGCTCTCGGCCTTCTTCTTGGCGCGGCGGCCGAGGAAGGGCAGGCGGCCCTTCTCGACGCGGTCGCCGAGCAGGGAGAGCATCGCCGGGAGCACCGTCACCGAACCGACCATGGCCACCGCGACCACCATCAGGGAGGCCAGGCCCATCGCCTCGAACTCGGCGATACCGGTGAAGAGCATGCCCGCCATGGCGACGCAGACCGTGACACCGGAGACGATCACGGCCCGGCCACTGGTGGCGGCGGCGATGCGCAGCGCCGTCTCGGGGTCGCGGCCGGCGGCGCGCTCCTCGCGCTCACGGCGCACGTAGAAGAGGCAGTAGTCGACGCCCACTGCCATACCGACGAGCAGCATCACGGAGTTGGCGGACTCGCTCATCGGCGAAACATGGCTGACCAGGCCCATCAGACCCATCGTCGCCATGATCGCGGTGACGGCGAGCGCGACGGGCAGCAGCGCCGCGACGAGCGCGCCGAAGGCGATGAGCAGGATGCCGAGCGCGACCGGCACGGCCGAGTACTCGGCCTGCTTGAAGTCGTCACCGAACGCGTCGTCGAAGGTCTTGGTCATGCTCGCGCCGCCGATCTCCTCGATCCGCAGCGTCTTGTGGTCGTCCTGGACCTTCGCGACCGCGTCGAGCACCGGCTCGACCCGGTCACCGGCGGTGTCGGGATCCCCGCGCATGTCGAACTGGACGAGCGCGCTGCGCTTGTCCTTGGAGACGGTGCCCGTCTCGTACGGGGAGGCGACGTCGGCGACCTTGCCGGTGGCGTCGACGGCCTTCATCACCGAGTCGACCGCCTTGCGGAACTCGGGGTCGTCGGCCTTCGGGCCGCCGTCCTTGGCCTGGATCAGAACCTTCTCGCTGGTCGGTTCGTCGATCCCCGCGTCCTCGGCGATCTGAGCGGCGCGACTCGTCTCACCGCTGATCTGGTCGCTGTCCTTGACCATTTCGGTGCCCGCGGCCCCGCCGAGTCCCATCGACAGCACGACGAAGAGGACCCAGATCCCCACCGCGGCCCAGCGGTGCCGCGCACTCCAGCCACCGGCGCGTGCCGCGACGCCGCGGACCCGCCCATCCTTGTTGCCCATTTCGGGCTCGCCCCCTAGTTCTGCGTGTACGGCACCGCGCCGCCACCTTCACGAAAAACTTATGGCCAGGAGGCTGCCCACTCGTCGTACCGGCAGGTGAACCCTGGTGGTCGTTCCTACTCCTGAGGGAGTGGCCAATTCCGTACGGGGTGGGATCACGGCCCCTTACACGTAAAGGGCGCGGGGGCGAGTGCGGCCCCGAACATCACAGTGACCCGACGACAGGCCGTCGATATGCGTGGTTCGCACCTTTTGTTATTACAGCTACTTGTTGAAGGTGTCACAGCTGCATGTAGGTCTTGATCTGTTCCCGACATTCGGTCAGGGTTTCGTCCCAACACCCGGAGTTACTCCGGGAGTACGAGGAATGCGGCAGCGCAGCTTCCGTACTCCTCGATCCCCCCACATCACCACGAGGAGACACCTCTTCATGGCTATTCAGAAGCGCTCCCTCAAGCTGACCGCCGCCATCGCCACCGCCGGCATGGCCGTCGGCGTCTCCGTCTTCGCCGGTTCGGTCGCCGGTGCGGCCACCCCGGCCGAGGGCAAGGTCTACGGCACGCAGGCCAAGGGCGCGATCAAGGGCAACTACATCGTCATGCTCAAGGGCGGCCAGAGCGTCAAGGCCGCCTCCGAGGGCAAGGACCTCGCCAAGGAGTACGGCGGCACCTTCAAGCGCGGCTTCGACTCCGCGGTCAACGGCTTCTCGGCCACCGGCCTGAGCCAGACCGAGGCCAAGCGTCTCGCGGCCGACCCGGCCGTCGAGAAGGTCGTCCAGAGCCACAAGTTCACCATCAGTGCCACGCAGGACAACCCGCCGTCCTGGGGCATCGACCGCATCGACCAGGCCGACGGCCCGGCCGACAGCAAGTACAACTACCCCGACGCCGCCGGTGAGGGCGTCACCGCGTACGTCATCGACACCGGTGTGCGGGTGACGCACAAGGACTTCGAGGACCGCGCCAAGTCCGGCTTCGACGCCATCGACAACGACGACGACGCCAACGACGAGCACGGTCACGGCACGCACGTGGCGGGCACCATCGCCGGTGCCGCGCACGGCGTTGCCAAGAAGGCCAACATCGTCGCGGTCCGCGTCCTCGACGCCAACGGCTCGGGCACCACCGAGCAGGTCGTCGCGGGCATCGACTGGGTCACCGAGAACCACGAGGGCCCCTCGGTCGCCAACATGAGCCTCGGCGGCGGCGCCGACGAGGCCCTGGACGCGGCCGTGAAGAAGTCGATCGAGTCCGGCGTGACCTACGCGGTCGCCGCCGGCAACGAGTCCTCCCCGACCGAGGGTTCGCCCGCCCGCGTCCAGGAGGCCCTGACCGTCGCCTCCAGCACCAAGGACGACGAGCAGTCGGACTTCTCCAACTACGGCGAGGTCGTGGACATCTACGCCCCGGGCACCGACATCACGTCCGCCTGGGCCGAGAGCGACGACGCCACCAACACCATCTCGGGTACCTCGATGGCCACCCCGCACGTCGCGGGTGCGGCCGCCCTGTACCTCGGTGCCAACGGTGAGGCCGCCCCGGCGGACGTCGCCAAGGCGCTCGTCGACGGTGCCACCCCGGACAAGATCACCAACCCGGGCGAGGGCACCCCGAACAAGCTCCTGAAGATCGTCGAGTAGTCATCCGGCTCACTCGGCAGGAGCGGATCGAGCACCAACCGATCCACTGCCAGAAGATCCGGCATCAACGGATCGAGCACAGCTGAAACCGGGCGGCCCGGGGAGTTGATCTCCGGGCCGCACCGGCCAGGACGGCGGCCGTCGCGCCCGCCCCCACGGGGCGCGACGGCCGCTTCTCGCGTTTCCGGCACGTTCCCGGCCGCCGGGCGGTCGCTATCGTGTGCGCATGACGCTCTACGCGGCGCTGTTGCGCGGTATCAACGTGGGCGGCAGCAAGAAGCTGCCGATGGCCGAACTCCGGGACCTGCTCGGCGAGTTGGGGCACGGCGACGTACGGACGCATCTGCAGAGCGGCAATGCCGTCTTCAGCAGCGACGACAGCGATCCGGACGCACTCGCCGCCGCACTGGAGAAGGCCATCGCCGCCCGGTTCGGCTTCGACGTCGGCTGTCTGGTCCGTGACCACGGCTACTTGCAGGGCATCGTGGACGCCTGCCCGTTCCCCGCCGACTCGCTGGAGGGCAAGCAACTGCACGTCACGTACTTCTCCGCGGACCCGGACCCGGAGCGCTTCGCCGGGATCGACACGGCCCGCTACCTGCCCGAGGAATTCCGTCTCGGCGACCGTGCCCTGTACCTCTACGCCCCCGAGGGCCTCGGCAAGTCCACGCTGGCGCCGGTGCTTTCACGCCCCGCCGTCACCAAGGGGCTGATCGCGACCAGCCGCAACTGGAACACGGTCAGCAAGCTCGCGGAACTCACGCATGGCTGAGGGGAGTTCGGCGGTCGACGCCGCGATCGAGAGGGAGATCCGCCTGCTCGATCCCGAGGTGCGCAGCTCGCCGCGGCTCGTCGGTGACCTGCTGCACGCGGAGTTCACCGAGTTCGGCGCCTCCGGGCGGGTCTGGGACCGGGAGGGGATCATCGCCCTGCTGGCCGCCGAGGCCGAGGCCGAGCCCGACGCCCGGCCGGTCACGATCACGTTCACCGCGATGAAGGGCGAACAGCTCGCCCCCGACCTGGTCCACCTCACCTTCGACACAGACGCCAACGGCCGCCGCGCGCACCGCAGTTCACTGTGGCGGCATACGTCCGAGGGATGGCTGCTGTACTTCCATCAGGCCACGTTGTTCGTACCGGGGGAGTAGCCGATACCGTCCCCTACCCCTACGGGAAGAGGCGCACTCGCTCAGGGGAGTCCGCGCGGCAGGCGCTCACGCCCCCAGCGCCACGACCTGAGGCCGCCGCGCCTCGTCGAAGCGGCGAAGGAGCAGACCCGCCACCTCCGGCGCGGGCCCGAGCACATCGGCCAGTACGTCGGCCTCGGCCGCTCCGGCGGCGATGCGGTCCGGCAGAAAACCGGGGGCGAGGACGTACGGGGCCACCGCGACCCGACGGGCGCCGCGCTCGCGCAGCAGCCGTACCGCGTCCTCGGTGCGCGGGAGTGCGGCCGAGGCGTGGGCCGGAACAACCGAGTGCCAGCCGCCGGTGCGCTGCCAGTCCCGGGCGATACGGGCGACGACCGCCTGGGCGCCCGGGTCCGAGGAGCCCGCCGTGGCGAGGACCACCCCGGTGGCGGAGCGCTCGGCGAGGGTCACGCCCGCCTCACAAAGTCGCCGTTCGAGCGCGTCGATCAGCAGGGGTGAGGGGCCCAGCACCTCGGCCTGGCGTACCCGTAGCGACGCGGGCGCGGACCGCAGCACCGCCGGGATGTCCGACTTGGCATGGAAGGCGCGGTTCAGGAGCAGCGGTTGGGCGACCACGTCCCGTACCCCGTCGGCCGCGAGACGGTTCAGGACCGCGGGCACCGACGGGAGGTTGAAGTCCAGGAACGCGGTCTCCACCCGCAGACCGGGACGCAGCGCGCGTACGGACTCCACCAGGGCGTGCACCGTCGCGGCATGTCGCGGATCGCGACTGCCGTGGGCGATGACGAGGAGGGCGGAGCCGTACACGCGAGGACCTCTCGGTTCTTGACGGTTCTTTCTTGCCAGTTCTGGCCTGTCAGTTCTTGACGAGGAGACCGCGGCTGCGCAGCACCCAGCGCTCCAGCGGGCTGAAGATGAGCAGATCGATGGCGACACCGACGAGCAGGATCAGGATGATCGCGAGGAACACCATCGACATGGAGCTCGCGGTACGGCCGAACTCCAGGAGCTGGCCCAGACCGAGGCCGAGTTCCGGCGAGGAGGCGATGATCTCCGCGGCCATCAGCGAACGCCAGGAGAAGGCCCAGCCCTGCTTGAGTCCGGCCACGTAACCGGGCATCGCCGCCGGGAGCACGATGTGCCAGGTGCCCTTCAGGCCCGTGGCACCGAGAGTGCGGCCCGCGCGCAGGAACAGCGGCGGCACCTGGTCCACGCCGGAGACCAGACCGTTGGCGATGGACGGGACCGCGCCGAGCAGGATCACCGCGTACATCATCGAGTCGTTGAGGCCCAGCCACAGCACCGCGGGCGGCACCCAGGCCACCGACGGCAGCGACTGCAGACCCGACAGGATCGGGCCGATGGCCGCGCGGACGAACTTCACCCGGGCCACGATCAGACCCAGCGGGGTGCCGATGACCAGCGCGAACAGGAAGCCCGTCATACCGCGCGAGACGCT
This is a stretch of genomic DNA from Streptomyces sp. NA04227. It encodes these proteins:
- a CDS encoding DUF1697 domain-containing protein; protein product: MTLYAALLRGINVGGSKKLPMAELRDLLGELGHGDVRTHLQSGNAVFSSDDSDPDALAAALEKAIAARFGFDVGCLVRDHGYLQGIVDACPFPADSLEGKQLHVTYFSADPDPERFAGIDTARYLPEEFRLGDRALYLYAPEGLGKSTLAPVLSRPAVTKGLIATSRNWNTVSKLAELTHG
- a CDS encoding S8 family peptidase, with the translated sequence MAIQKRSLKLTAAIATAGMAVGVSVFAGSVAGAATPAEGKVYGTQAKGAIKGNYIVMLKGGQSVKAASEGKDLAKEYGGTFKRGFDSAVNGFSATGLSQTEAKRLAADPAVEKVVQSHKFTISATQDNPPSWGIDRIDQADGPADSKYNYPDAAGEGVTAYVIDTGVRVTHKDFEDRAKSGFDAIDNDDDANDEHGHGTHVAGTIAGAAHGVAKKANIVAVRVLDANGSGTTEQVVAGIDWVTENHEGPSVANMSLGGGADEALDAAVKKSIESGVTYAVAAGNESSPTEGSPARVQEALTVASSTKDDEQSDFSNYGEVVDIYAPGTDITSAWAESDDATNTISGTSMATPHVAGAAALYLGANGEAAPADVAKALVDGATPDKITNPGEGTPNKLLKIVE
- a CDS encoding ABC transporter permease; this translates as MARTETTAKTGTGQDAGDLAGLEAGLDALETRQSTRTPLRQTLTQKVLPPLTAVALVLVIWQILVWAEVSDPSKLPAPADVWQEAKDAWLQGTLLDYIWTSVSRGMTGFLFALVIGTPLGLIVARVKFVRAAIGPILSGLQSLPSVAWVPPAVLWLGLNDSMMYAVILLGAVPSIANGLVSGVDQVPPLFLRAGRTLGATGLKGTWHIVLPAAMPGYVAGLKQGWAFSWRSLMAAEIIASSPELGLGLGQLLEFGRTASSMSMVFLAIILILLVGVAIDLLIFSPLERWVLRSRGLLVKN
- a CDS encoding sirohydrochlorin chelatase, translating into MYGSALLVIAHGSRDPRHAATVHALVESVRALRPGLRVETAFLDFNLPSVPAVLNRLAADGVRDVVAQPLLLNRAFHAKSDIPAVLRSAPASLRVRQAEVLGPSPLLIDALERRLCEAGVTLAERSATGVVLATAGSSDPGAQAVVARIARDWQRTGGWHSVVPAHASAALPRTEDAVRLLRERGARRVAVAPYVLAPGFLPDRIAAGAAEADVLADVLGPAPEVAGLLLRRFDEARRPQVVALGA
- a CDS encoding DUF4440 domain-containing protein, with the protein product MAEGSSAVDAAIEREIRLLDPEVRSSPRLVGDLLHAEFTEFGASGRVWDREGIIALLAAEAEAEPDARPVTITFTAMKGEQLAPDLVHLTFDTDANGRRAHRSSLWRHTSEGWLLYFHQATLFVPGE